A single genomic interval of Bacillus sp. es.036 harbors:
- the ablB gene encoding putative beta-lysine N-acetyltransferase, whose translation MNQKQLEAVEQVYRGEDYTFTCTLDRFNERIRVDHYDGNLRSIAAHIQSIFTNEYTKCIVKAKGEHVSFFLSECYTYEGVIQSYYSGSDAHLMTLYNGAWRRNSQTWLEEDQLLAAVRMKQVSPLKEKPLMRKGTEADAEKLAALYQKVFAVYPTPMDNPNYIKKVMRSDTIFFLIEENDRIVSAASAEVNRTYKNAEMTDCATLPEYRKGGTMRHLIMALEQELLRENIYYAYSIARSRSFGMNAVLHQLDYQYGGRLVNNVKIFQDWENMNLWSKLLIKSAE comes from the coding sequence GTGAATCAAAAACAATTAGAAGCAGTGGAACAAGTATATCGTGGTGAGGACTATACGTTTACTTGTACGCTTGATCGCTTTAATGAGCGAATTCGTGTGGATCATTATGATGGTAATCTTCGTTCCATTGCCGCTCACATTCAGAGTATCTTTACAAATGAGTATACAAAATGCATTGTGAAAGCAAAAGGTGAACACGTTTCGTTCTTTCTTTCCGAATGCTACACGTATGAAGGCGTCATTCAATCCTATTATTCAGGGAGTGATGCTCATTTAATGACGTTATATAACGGAGCCTGGCGTCGTAATAGCCAAACGTGGTTGGAAGAGGATCAGCTACTAGCTGCTGTTCGTATGAAGCAAGTCTCTCCACTTAAGGAAAAGCCTCTTATGCGAAAAGGGACGGAAGCAGATGCAGAGAAACTTGCAGCTCTCTACCAAAAGGTGTTTGCCGTTTACCCAACCCCGATGGATAACCCAAACTATATTAAAAAAGTGATGAGAAGTGATACAATTTTCTTTCTGATTGAAGAGAATGACCGAATTGTGAGTGCTGCTTCAGCAGAAGTGAACCGCACGTATAAAAACGCGGAAATGACAGATTGCGCCACGCTCCCAGAATACAGAAAAGGAGGTACGATGCGCCACTTAATTATGGCGTTAGAACAAGAACTGCTTCGAGAAAATATTTATTACGCATACTCGATTGCGAGAAGCCGATCGTTTGGCATGAACGCTGTTTTACATCAGCTTGATTATCAATACGGAGGAAGGCTTGTCAATAATGTGAAAATTTTTCAAGATTGGGAGAATATGAATCTTTGGAGTAAGCTTCTTATTAAAAGTGCTGAATAA
- a CDS encoding sigma-54 interaction domain-containing protein, with the protein MRNTLTEGMFEAILESIDEGIHVVDNQGVTIYYNEIAAKHDGLLVEDVLGKHYLEAFPSLSKETSTLSHVLMTRKAIFNKDQTYRNMKGKLISTINTTLPIVVKGHLEGAVEIARDISRIKTLSDKVMELQSKMNKKTAKEFDDGTSYTFDHIRTNDPVFMQVKERAMKASALNSPILVYGETGTGKELIVQSIHNASKRPGPFIAQNCAALPASILESILFGTAKGSFTGAEEREGLFELANGGTLFLDEINSMPIDVQAKLLRVLEDGVIRRVGAGKTRKVDVRIIAAINEEPELALEDRRLRVDLFYRLNVIYLRIPPLRARRGDIPDLIAHFIEKYNKKFQRHIVSIDEKAEFRLYHRSWQGNVRELEHVIQSAMNFAEGDILVEKDFPMLLSEPMREMVQSLPEILLKTEADLIQQAMKNCLGNVKKAAEQLGIPRQTLQYKLSKHQSQSAE; encoded by the coding sequence ATGAGGAATACGTTAACTGAAGGCATGTTTGAAGCCATTTTAGAAAGTATTGATGAGGGCATTCACGTTGTAGATAATCAAGGTGTTACGATATACTACAATGAAATTGCAGCAAAACACGATGGATTACTTGTAGAAGATGTGTTAGGAAAGCATTATTTAGAAGCGTTTCCTTCTCTTTCAAAAGAAACGAGTACGCTCTCACACGTTCTGATGACGAGAAAAGCGATTTTTAATAAAGATCAAACGTATCGAAACATGAAAGGGAAACTTATCTCAACAATAAATACAACGTTGCCTATTGTCGTTAAAGGTCATTTAGAAGGTGCTGTAGAGATTGCTCGTGACATTTCTCGTATTAAAACGTTATCGGACAAGGTAATGGAGTTACAATCAAAAATGAACAAGAAAACAGCGAAAGAATTTGATGATGGAACCAGTTATACGTTTGATCACATTCGAACAAATGATCCAGTGTTTATGCAAGTGAAGGAGCGGGCAATGAAAGCTTCAGCTCTAAACTCTCCTATTCTTGTTTATGGTGAAACAGGTACTGGAAAGGAGCTAATTGTGCAGTCAATTCACAATGCTTCAAAACGACCAGGACCATTTATCGCTCAAAACTGTGCCGCCTTACCGGCATCGATTCTCGAGTCAATTCTTTTTGGAACGGCAAAAGGAAGCTTTACTGGTGCGGAGGAGAGAGAAGGTTTATTTGAGCTTGCGAATGGCGGAACGCTTTTTCTTGATGAAATCAATTCGATGCCAATTGATGTTCAAGCAAAACTACTTCGCGTATTAGAAGATGGGGTGATCCGACGAGTAGGCGCAGGCAAAACAAGAAAAGTAGATGTCCGTATCATTGCAGCGATCAATGAAGAACCGGAATTAGCCCTTGAAGACAGGCGCTTACGTGTAGATTTGTTTTATCGTCTAAATGTGATTTACCTTCGAATACCTCCGCTTCGTGCGCGACGTGGAGACATTCCCGATTTAATTGCCCATTTTATCGAAAAGTATAATAAGAAGTTCCAGAGGCACATTGTTTCTATTGATGAGAAAGCAGAGTTCCGATTGTATCATCGAAGTTGGCAGGGAAACGTACGAGAGCTGGAACATGTGATTCAATCAGCGATGAATTTTGCAGAAGGCGACATATTAGTTGAAAAGGACTTTCCGATGTTACTTTCAGAACCGATGCGAGAAATGGTGCAGTCTCTTCCGGAGATCTTACTTAAGACAGAGGCAGATCTTATCCAGCAAGCGATGAAAAATTGTCTTGGCAATGTGAAAAAAGCAGCAGAGCAGCTCGGTATTCCTAGACAAACGCTCCAATATAAACTTTCCAAACATCAAAGTCAGAGTGCCGAATAA
- the ablA gene encoding lysine 2,3-aminomutase, giving the protein MLMQLYKPGRHWKDIELWKDVTEDQWNDWIWQLTNTIRTLDDLKKVVNLTPDEEEGVKIATKTIPLNITPYYASLMNPDDPRCPVRMQSVPISQEMYKTRYDLEDPLHEDEDSPVPGLTHRYPDRVLFLVTNQCSMYCRYCTRRRFSGQIGMGVPKKQLDEAIQYISNTPEVRDVLISGGDGLLINDKILEYVLKNLRAIPHVEIIRIGTRAPVVFPQRITEDLCNILKKYHPVWLNTHFNTSIEITEESKKACEMLADAGVPVGNQAVILAGINDSVPIMKKLMHDLVKIRVRPYYIYQCDLSEGIGHFRAPVSKGLEIIEGLRGHTSGYAVPTFVVDAPGGGGKIALQPNYMISQSADKVILRNFEGVITSYPEPENYTPGTADTYFNQVYEMKKKPAIGIHSLMTDERFNLVPEGIQRFDRRSKYEQDAAHSSLKDKRDKRDLMKEKKFNSEQQKYKGSEKGEESV; this is encoded by the coding sequence ATGCTAATGCAACTTTATAAGCCTGGTCGTCATTGGAAAGACATTGAACTGTGGAAGGATGTTACCGAAGATCAGTGGAATGATTGGATCTGGCAGCTTACGAATACGATTCGAACGCTAGATGATTTAAAGAAAGTCGTTAATTTAACACCGGACGAAGAAGAAGGTGTCAAGATTGCGACAAAAACCATTCCATTAAACATAACACCTTACTATGCTTCATTAATGAATCCTGATGATCCTCGTTGCCCGGTACGCATGCAGTCAGTGCCAATTTCTCAAGAGATGTATAAAACAAGGTATGACCTTGAAGACCCTCTTCATGAAGATGAAGATTCGCCTGTTCCAGGGTTAACGCATCGTTACCCGGATCGCGTTCTTTTTCTAGTAACAAATCAGTGTTCTATGTACTGCCGTTATTGTACGAGAAGGCGCTTTTCTGGGCAAATTGGAATGGGCGTTCCAAAAAAACAGCTGGATGAAGCGATTCAGTACATTTCGAATACGCCTGAAGTGAGGGATGTTCTCATTTCTGGTGGAGATGGGTTATTGATTAATGATAAAATTCTTGAGTACGTTTTGAAAAATTTACGAGCAATTCCACACGTTGAAATTATTCGAATCGGAACGAGAGCGCCTGTCGTCTTTCCACAGCGGATAACGGAAGATTTATGTAATATTCTTAAAAAGTATCATCCTGTTTGGTTAAATACCCACTTTAATACAAGTATTGAAATTACCGAGGAATCCAAAAAAGCATGTGAAATGCTGGCAGATGCGGGTGTTCCAGTCGGAAATCAAGCAGTTATTCTTGCAGGTATTAATGATAGCGTCCCTATCATGAAGAAGCTGATGCATGATCTCGTGAAAATAAGAGTAAGGCCATACTATATTTATCAATGTGACTTATCAGAAGGAATCGGCCATTTTCGTGCTCCAGTTTCCAAGGGATTGGAAATTATTGAAGGATTGCGAGGACATACGTCGGGTTATGCCGTGCCGACCTTTGTCGTAGATGCACCTGGTGGTGGTGGGAAGATCGCTCTACAGCCGAATTACATGATTTCCCAAAGTGCAGATAAAGTTATTTTACGAAACTTTGAGGGAGTTATTACCTCTTATCCAGAGCCTGAAAATTATACCCCAGGCACAGCCGATACGTATTTTAATCAGGTTTATGAAATGAAGAAAAAACCTGCAATTGGGATCCATTCCTTGATGACGGATGAACGATTTAATCTTGTTCCAGAGGGGATACAGCGGTTTGATCGAAGGTCGAAGTATGAACAAGATGCGGCGCACAGCTCATTAAAAGATAAACGTGATAAGCGAGACTTAATGAAGGAAAAGAAATTTAATTCAGAGCAGCAGAAATACAAAGGCAGTGAGAAAGGAGAAGAAAGCGTATGA
- a CDS encoding YokU family protein: MICKWCEQQGAFETLDKGYWELPDGSRAVEISDLPSIQCSDCGMCYQTDELVGDVEEQLMLIDTSKLPPSFSYKELMSQERLLKKNYFDINRYPL; the protein is encoded by the coding sequence ATGATCTGCAAATGGTGCGAGCAACAGGGCGCATTTGAAACGCTTGATAAAGGGTATTGGGAGCTCCCAGACGGATCTAGAGCTGTAGAAATAAGTGATTTGCCGTCGATTCAATGTAGTGACTGTGGGATGTGTTACCAAACGGACGAATTAGTTGGTGATGTGGAGGAACAGCTTATGCTAATTGATACGTCGAAATTACCTCCTTCTTTTTCCTACAAAGAATTAATGAGTCAGGAGAGACTTTTAAAGAAAAACTATTTTGACATTAATCGTTATCCACTTTAA
- a CDS encoding IDEAL domain-containing protein, whose amino-acid sequence MNNHHKSYKDNMKQRAMKKKQEQETFELELYAQLILDEAVFTFQEERYQQTIDQALDRRDEKAFEEASRQYVAFLRSYKQELHFD is encoded by the coding sequence ATGAACAATCATCATAAGTCGTATAAAGACAATATGAAACAACGTGCTATGAAAAAGAAACAAGAACAGGAAACGTTTGAGTTGGAATTGTACGCCCAATTAATCCTTGATGAAGCTGTCTTTACTTTCCAGGAAGAACGTTATCAGCAAACCATTGATCAAGCTCTAGACCGACGAGACGAGAAGGCATTTGAAGAAGCGTCAAGACAGTATGTTGCGTTTCTCCGTTCTTACAAACAGGAGCTTCATTTCGACTGA
- a CDS encoding 5'-3' exonuclease, with product MGRLILIDGFNLLSRGYFATAYGKSEEQLSKTSEGLFTNALRVKLQKIMSLINDYEPTHFVVTWDVKRNEVKRKALYEDYKGTRDDLPAPLIQQYETAVNLFNATGIPQMSVEGFEADDVIGTLSERWTKEGHGDCYIYSNDKDLLQLLNPAVSQIIAVRKEGDRVYTEDHFITEYGITPSQWIDVKALLGDKSDNIPGVAGVGDKAALPLIQQYGSVQGVYESIGVLDSKYNRYRKKLTEGEELAKLSLELVTIERAIPELDLYSFAECKLDLDINQMKSELDKLGLRIRM from the coding sequence ATGGGAAGACTAATCTTAATTGATGGGTTTAATTTATTAAGTAGGGGTTATTTTGCTACCGCATATGGAAAGTCAGAAGAGCAGCTTTCAAAAACCTCTGAAGGACTTTTCACAAATGCTTTAAGAGTGAAGCTACAAAAAATAATGTCTCTTATCAATGATTATGAACCAACTCATTTTGTTGTCACATGGGACGTAAAACGAAATGAAGTAAAGCGTAAAGCGCTATATGAAGACTATAAAGGTACAAGAGATGATCTACCAGCTCCTCTGATTCAGCAATATGAAACAGCAGTGAATTTGTTTAATGCAACAGGAATTCCCCAGATGAGTGTAGAAGGATTTGAAGCGGACGATGTTATCGGCACACTTTCAGAAAGATGGACAAAAGAGGGGCATGGCGATTGTTACATCTACAGTAACGATAAAGACTTGCTTCAGCTTTTAAATCCTGCTGTCTCACAAATCATCGCGGTTCGAAAAGAAGGAGACCGGGTATATACAGAAGATCATTTTATAACGGAGTATGGCATTACTCCTAGTCAGTGGATTGATGTGAAAGCTCTCTTAGGTGATAAGAGTGATAATATCCCTGGTGTTGCAGGTGTAGGAGACAAAGCAGCGTTACCACTTATTCAGCAATATGGATCGGTTCAAGGTGTGTATGAAAGTATTGGTGTACTAGACAGCAAATATAATCGCTATCGAAAAAAACTGACTGAGGGTGAGGAATTGGCGAAATTAAGTTTAGAGCTCGTTACAATTGAGCGCGCGATTCCTGAACTTGATCTTTATTCTTTTGCGGAGTGCAAGTTAGATCTTGATATTAACCAAATGAAATCCGAGCTCGATAAGCTAGGGTTACGCATCCGTATGTAA
- a CDS encoding reverse transcriptase-like protein, protein MIEVYVDGASAGNPGPSGAGVFIKAEGSVIKSALPLGMLSNHEAEFEALIHALSICKEKQYRTLSIRTDSQLVSSAVDGRYVKNKNYLPYLTRCLELVDQFDLCFIKWIPSSKNKMADELARKAIQQNEQKEQ, encoded by the coding sequence ATGATTGAAGTCTATGTAGACGGAGCAAGCGCAGGTAATCCAGGCCCTTCCGGCGCCGGTGTTTTTATTAAAGCTGAAGGTAGCGTCATTAAATCCGCTCTTCCACTTGGTATGCTCTCAAACCATGAAGCAGAATTTGAAGCATTAATTCACGCGCTCTCAATCTGTAAAGAGAAACAGTACCGTACACTATCCATACGAACAGACTCACAGCTCGTCAGCAGCGCTGTAGATGGAAGGTACGTCAAAAATAAAAATTATCTACCCTATTTAACTCGATGCCTTGAATTAGTGGATCAGTTTGACCTCTGTTTTATTAAGTGGATTCCTAGTTCCAAAAATAAAATGGCAGACGAACTCGCCCGAAAAGCAATTCAACAAAATGAACAGAAAGAACAATAA
- a CDS encoding zinc-finger domain-containing protein, producing the protein MKKKEVMMEVGLILDTYCQDCLLKRVNQHDYGKCHAQRFCITECTVGDELKQLGKHLT; encoded by the coding sequence ATGAAGAAAAAAGAAGTGATGATGGAAGTTGGATTAATCCTTGATACATATTGTCAGGATTGCTTATTAAAACGAGTCAACCAGCATGATTACGGTAAGTGTCACGCCCAGCGCTTTTGCATTACCGAATGCACGGTTGGAGATGAATTAAAACAATTAGGCAAACATTTGACATAA
- a CDS encoding reverse transcriptase-like protein: MDVIVKWKYKTPRGISSWMTSDEMPFNEAMLMARDIVKTGRSIDLYFLDNRGTKWSVKELETYMTKKQERPASIEIIFDGSFDKQTKKAGCGAVIYYYEGRKRKRIRINKALDYLENNNEAEYAALWLGLQEIKTIDVEDTEILIKGDSQVVINQLAGEWAVYEPLFTRWMDRIEDTLQQLRLQPVYKYISRDENKESHRLAKQALNGTEISSSIELDNE, translated from the coding sequence ATGGATGTAATTGTAAAATGGAAATACAAAACGCCTAGAGGCATTTCCTCCTGGATGACGTCTGATGAAATGCCATTTAATGAAGCGATGTTAATGGCTCGTGATATTGTTAAAACGGGTCGCTCCATTGATTTATACTTTTTAGATAACAGAGGCACAAAATGGTCTGTGAAAGAATTAGAAACCTATATGACAAAAAAACAAGAACGCCCTGCTTCTATTGAAATTATTTTTGATGGTAGCTTTGATAAACAGACAAAGAAGGCTGGGTGTGGCGCAGTCATTTATTATTATGAGGGAAGAAAGAGAAAACGGATTCGTATCAATAAAGCGCTGGACTATCTTGAGAACAATAATGAAGCTGAATATGCTGCTTTATGGCTAGGTCTTCAGGAAATTAAAACGATTGATGTAGAAGATACGGAAATTCTGATTAAAGGGGATTCTCAAGTTGTCATCAACCAACTTGCAGGCGAGTGGGCTGTCTATGAACCGCTCTTTACGAGATGGATGGATCGCATTGAAGATACGCTCCAACAACTTAGACTGCAACCGGTGTACAAGTATATTTCTCGCGATGAAAATAAAGAGTCTCATCGCTTAGCGAAGCAAGCGTTGAATGGAACAGAAATTAGTAGCTCGATTGAGCTGGATAACGAATAA
- a CDS encoding DUF2564 family protein → MSEPYSDLQQIEMSIKSAQHLVGQATKSMNGNQLKAAQDAINQAKEQFQQALSHKSGTNEQFYEFSSELIEKCETQLREANE, encoded by the coding sequence ATGTCAGAACCATATTCTGATTTACAACAAATTGAAATGTCCATTAAATCAGCACAGCATCTGGTTGGCCAGGCTACAAAAAGTATGAATGGGAATCAATTGAAAGCTGCTCAGGACGCGATTAACCAGGCCAAAGAGCAATTTCAGCAGGCACTTTCACACAAATCCGGTACTAATGAACAATTTTATGAATTCTCAAGTGAATTGATTGAAAAATGCGAAACTCAATTAAGAGAAGCGAACGAATAA
- the cspD gene encoding cold-shock protein CspD — protein sequence MQNGKVKWFNAEKGFGFIEIEGADDVFVHFSAINDEGFKTLEEGQEVSFEIVEGNRGPQAANVNKI from the coding sequence ATGCAAAACGGTAAAGTAAAATGGTTTAATGCAGAAAAAGGATTCGGTTTCATCGAAATCGAAGGAGCTGACGATGTATTCGTACACTTCTCAGCAATCAATGACGAAGGTTTCAAAACACTAGAAGAAGGCCAAGAAGTTTCTTTCGAAATCGTTGAAGGAAACCGCGGACCTCAAGCTGCTAACGTTAACAAAATTTAA
- a CDS encoding formate--tetrahydrofolate ligase, translated as MKPGLTYKSDIEIAQESKMTRIKSIAAQLGLHEDEWEPYGHYKAKISLNTMKRLNTHPSGKVVLVTAINPTPAGEGKSTVTVGLAQALNRIGEKAIVAMREPSLGPSMGIKGGAAGGGYSQVMPMEDINLHFTGDLHAITSAHNALSALIDNHIHQGNEVGFDTRRVTWKRVVDLNDRALRNVIVGLGGPTQGVPREDGFDITVASEIMAILCLASDLSDLKKRIASIVIGYRLTKEPITAGDLGVEGAITLLLKDAMNPNLVQTLENTPALIHGGPFANIAHGCNSVVATKMAQKLSDYVITEAGFGADLGAEKFFDIKTRAGEIEPAATVIVATIRALKMHGGVAKDQLKKEDVGALQAGLVNLEHHVSSVKKFGVPFVVAINRFVTDTELEVNALLQWCKEKDIPVALTDVWANGGEGGVELAKTLLNEMEQNENHFKPLYDLESTIEEKLEKIATEIYGAEGVDLSAKAKKQMQEFEENGWGHLPICMAKTQYSLSDDPSLLGRPSGFRITIREFRPSIGAGFIVALTGNVMTMPGLPKKPAALNMDVSEDGTAIGLF; from the coding sequence ATGAAGCCGGGACTAACATATAAGAGTGATATCGAAATTGCACAAGAATCGAAAATGACGCGAATTAAATCGATCGCTGCACAATTAGGGTTACATGAAGATGAATGGGAGCCATATGGTCATTATAAAGCGAAAATTTCATTGAATACGATGAAACGTTTGAATACTCATCCTTCTGGTAAAGTTGTGCTTGTTACTGCAATCAATCCGACCCCTGCAGGAGAAGGGAAAAGTACGGTAACAGTCGGTCTTGCTCAAGCATTAAATCGAATCGGTGAAAAAGCCATTGTCGCAATGAGAGAACCTTCACTAGGGCCAAGCATGGGTATTAAAGGTGGTGCAGCTGGGGGAGGATATTCTCAAGTTATGCCAATGGAAGACATTAATCTCCATTTTACAGGAGATCTACATGCCATAACGTCTGCTCACAATGCTCTTTCTGCCCTTATTGATAATCACATTCATCAAGGAAATGAAGTCGGATTTGATACTAGACGCGTGACGTGGAAGCGAGTTGTAGATCTGAACGACCGGGCGTTACGAAACGTTATTGTTGGTTTAGGCGGTCCAACGCAAGGAGTGCCCCGTGAAGATGGATTTGATATCACAGTAGCGTCAGAGATCATGGCCATTCTTTGTCTAGCATCCGACTTATCAGATTTGAAGAAGCGGATTGCTTCAATTGTGATCGGATATCGCTTAACAAAAGAGCCGATTACAGCTGGTGACTTAGGTGTAGAAGGGGCGATTACACTTCTATTAAAAGATGCCATGAACCCAAATCTCGTTCAGACGTTAGAAAATACACCTGCGCTCATTCATGGGGGCCCATTCGCAAATATTGCTCATGGGTGCAATAGCGTCGTTGCAACGAAAATGGCTCAAAAGCTTTCTGATTATGTGATCACAGAAGCTGGTTTTGGGGCAGATTTGGGCGCTGAGAAGTTCTTTGATATTAAAACGAGAGCAGGAGAAATTGAACCAGCAGCAACTGTTATCGTTGCCACAATTCGTGCTCTTAAAATGCACGGCGGCGTAGCGAAAGATCAGCTTAAAAAAGAAGATGTTGGTGCGTTACAAGCAGGGCTTGTTAATCTTGAGCATCATGTATCTTCCGTTAAAAAATTTGGTGTTCCTTTTGTAGTGGCGATTAACCGGTTTGTTACTGATACCGAACTTGAAGTAAATGCATTGCTTCAATGGTGCAAGGAAAAGGACATACCAGTGGCTTTAACAGACGTATGGGCAAATGGTGGAGAAGGTGGAGTAGAACTTGCTAAAACGTTATTAAACGAAATGGAACAAAATGAGAACCATTTCAAACCTCTCTATGACCTTGAAAGCACCATTGAAGAAAAGTTGGAAAAAATCGCAACAGAAATTTATGGAGCTGAAGGCGTCGATTTATCCGCTAAAGCAAAAAAGCAAATGCAAGAATTTGAGGAAAATGGGTGGGGGCATCTGCCAATTTGTATGGCGAAAACACAGTATTCACTTTCGGACGATCCTTCACTACTCGGACGGCCATCTGGCTTTCGAATAACGATCCGTGAATTTCGCCCTTCCATTGGAGCCGGATTTATCGTAGCATTAACCGGTAACGTGATGACCATGCCAGGATTACCTAAAAAACCAGCAGCTCTTAATATGGATGTTTCAGAAGATGGAACCGCAATTGGGCTTTTCTAG
- a CDS encoding acyl-CoA thioesterase gives MSNTALSKKLIRDSRTTKSSFVLPSDTNTHGTLFGGKLMSYIDDIAAISASKHARSAVVTASADSIDFLSPIREGEVVSLEAYVSWTHNTSMEVFVKIFAENVISSKKKVCATSFLTFVALDEESVPARVPEAIPETEEEKFVHDGGYERMKARKARRKHSQTLASEFGVFS, from the coding sequence ATGTCGAATACTGCTTTATCAAAGAAATTAATACGTGATTCTAGAACGACAAAATCAAGCTTTGTATTACCCTCAGACACGAATACACATGGAACACTATTTGGTGGTAAACTAATGTCCTACATAGATGACATTGCGGCGATTTCAGCGTCAAAACACGCTAGATCCGCTGTTGTGACTGCATCAGCGGACTCCATTGATTTTCTAAGTCCGATTCGTGAAGGAGAAGTCGTTAGCTTAGAAGCCTATGTAAGCTGGACGCATAATACATCAATGGAAGTGTTTGTGAAAATCTTTGCCGAAAATGTGATTTCGAGTAAAAAGAAAGTATGTGCTACATCCTTTTTAACGTTTGTGGCGCTAGATGAAGAAAGCGTTCCGGCAAGGGTGCCAGAAGCCATTCCTGAAACGGAAGAAGAGAAGTTCGTGCACGATGGTGGTTACGAACGTATGAAAGCGAGAAAGGCTAGAAGGAAACATTCACAGACGTTAGCAAGTGAATTTGGCGTTTTTTCTTAA
- a CDS encoding DUF2524 family protein: protein MSTYRKVEEMLKNAHELTEYADEQLQLATKQQSAVNDKGYTETQQLLERMSVELDKMIHSANPEQRDALHRAQQQIQDRQNNFILGFET, encoded by the coding sequence ATGTCCACATACCGTAAAGTAGAAGAAATGTTAAAAAACGCTCATGAGCTAACTGAATATGCTGACGAGCAGCTCCAACTAGCTACAAAGCAGCAATCAGCGGTCAATGATAAGGGTTATACAGAAACCCAACAATTGCTTGAACGTATGTCTGTTGAACTTGATAAAATGATTCACAGTGCAAATCCTGAACAGCGTGACGCGCTTCACAGAGCGCAACAGCAAATTCAGGATCGACAGAATAATTTTATTCTTGGATTTGAAACGTGA
- a CDS encoding CvfB family protein has product MASELHAGEMTTLRVARMQEYGYFLTNGYEDVMLHKKEAKNHYEEDDEVEVFLYHDHQGRLSATETVPLVTMDSFSILKVVEVKRSLGVFVDIGIQKDMLLSKDDLPYDWATWPAIGDELYCGLKLDKKQRLFADLSKFEEIQELSVAAPADSKNSEVEGLVFRFLEDGVSILTSEGYLAYLHKDEMKEQVRLGQRLTMRITFVREDGRVNVSTRPLVKEARLEDSDRLVAYMEKHGNQMPFTDKSDPEAIKNEFNISKAAFKRAMGKLIKEKKVEQQEGVTILKS; this is encoded by the coding sequence TTGGCAAGTGAATTACATGCAGGAGAAATGACTACGTTACGTGTCGCACGTATGCAAGAATACGGGTATTTTTTAACAAATGGATATGAAGATGTGATGCTTCATAAAAAAGAAGCTAAAAATCACTACGAAGAAGATGATGAAGTAGAGGTATTTCTATATCACGACCATCAAGGAAGACTTTCAGCCACTGAAACAGTTCCGCTCGTAACAATGGATTCCTTTTCGATTCTAAAGGTTGTAGAAGTGAAGCGAAGCCTTGGGGTATTTGTGGATATTGGTATTCAAAAGGACATGCTTTTATCAAAAGATGACTTACCTTATGACTGGGCTACCTGGCCTGCTATTGGAGATGAGCTCTATTGTGGGCTAAAGCTTGATAAAAAGCAGCGTCTTTTTGCTGATTTAAGTAAATTTGAAGAAATTCAGGAACTTTCTGTCGCAGCACCAGCAGATAGTAAAAATTCCGAAGTTGAAGGATTAGTTTTCCGCTTCCTTGAAGATGGCGTTTCAATTTTAACAAGTGAAGGGTATCTTGCCTATTTGCATAAAGATGAGATGAAAGAACAAGTAAGACTTGGTCAGCGTCTTACAATGAGAATTACATTTGTAAGGGAAGACGGTCGTGTGAACGTATCGACAAGACCTCTTGTAAAAGAAGCAAGACTTGAGGACTCAGATCGCCTTGTTGCATATATGGAGAAGCACGGCAATCAAATGCCTTTTACTGATAAAAGTGATCCAGAAGCGATTAAGAATGAATTTAACATAAGTAAAGCTGCTTTTAAGCGCGCAATGGGGAAATTGATCAAAGAAAAGAAGGTTGAACAACAAGAGGGAGTCACCATTTTAAAATCCTAA
- a CDS encoding YhdB family protein, which translates to MDITDYDKALYYTHHCACIDLSVLMMKTEDDILSKRIEQFVYAFIRETEFMKVKEARDTLLSYIDYVYRMEPDLSEMAAINQTLD; encoded by the coding sequence TTGGATATTACTGACTATGACAAAGCTCTATATTACACGCATCATTGTGCTTGCATTGATCTTAGTGTTTTGATGATGAAAACAGAAGATGACATCCTTTCGAAGCGAATTGAACAATTTGTTTATGCCTTTATACGTGAAACTGAATTTATGAAGGTAAAGGAAGCACGGGATACGCTTCTTTCCTACATTGATTACGTATATCGGATGGAACCTGACCTTAGTGAAATGGCCGCTATAAATCAGACTTTAGACTGA